A portion of the Candidatus Pristimantibacillus lignocellulolyticus genome contains these proteins:
- the ftsW gene encoding putative lipid II flippase FtsW: MKAPQKNSKGRPDFLLLIMTLILVGFGLVMVFSASSGIAVVSPRYDNDPLYFTKRQFAFACVGLFSMFFLMNIPFRKLGKLQMLLFIPVIIMLAIVPFVSEEINGARSWFGFGGLGIQPTEFAKLALILYLGALISKKGEKFRDFKRGLVPVLIIVAFVCALIMMQPDLGACIIIVSFAAMMIWAGGANLKQIFFTSVIGVAVLTPMVAISYLINPDSWRYRIARFTSYKDPLAYAQGDSFQLVSSLQALGHGGITGAGFGESVQKLHYLQYAYSDFIFAIIAEELGFIGAALFIIFYLVFIWRGLIVAVRCPDTFGMVTGVGIVGLLAFQAFINIGGVTGAIPLTGVTLPFISNGGSSLIVTMMCMGVLLSISREYYRVLQKTTITSTTTKKTTAPSFD, translated from the coding sequence ATGAAAGCTCCGCAAAAAAACAGCAAGGGTAGACCAGATTTTCTACTTCTTATTATGACCTTAATTCTAGTTGGTTTTGGACTAGTTATGGTGTTTAGCGCGAGCTCAGGTATTGCTGTTGTATCTCCTAGATATGACAACGATCCACTATATTTCACTAAACGCCAGTTCGCTTTTGCTTGCGTTGGTCTATTCTCTATGTTTTTCCTGATGAATATTCCATTTCGTAAATTAGGGAAGTTACAGATGTTGCTATTCATCCCCGTAATCATCATGCTTGCTATTGTTCCATTCGTAAGTGAAGAAATTAATGGTGCACGAAGTTGGTTCGGTTTTGGTGGCCTGGGAATACAGCCAACAGAATTCGCAAAACTTGCACTTATTCTATATCTTGGTGCGCTTATTTCGAAGAAGGGCGAAAAATTCCGAGATTTCAAGCGTGGATTAGTGCCCGTACTTATCATTGTTGCCTTTGTTTGCGCACTTATCATGATGCAACCTGACTTAGGTGCATGTATCATTATAGTGAGCTTTGCTGCGATGATGATTTGGGCAGGTGGCGCAAATCTGAAACAAATATTCTTCACATCTGTCATTGGAGTTGCAGTACTTACGCCAATGGTTGCGATATCCTATCTTATTAACCCTGATAGTTGGCGATATCGTATTGCTCGTTTCACTTCTTACAAAGATCCACTTGCTTATGCCCAAGGTGACTCCTTTCAGCTTGTTTCTTCTCTTCAAGCATTAGGCCATGGCGGGATTACAGGTGCTGGATTCGGTGAAAGTGTGCAAAAGCTCCACTATTTGCAATATGCTTATAGTGATTTCATCTTTGCAATTATTGCCGAAGAACTAGGTTTTATCGGTGCTGCATTATTTATTATTTTCTACCTCGTATTCATTTGGAGAGGGCTAATCGTTGCCGTTCGCTGCCCTGATACATTCGGAATGGTTACGGGTGTTGGGATCGTAGGATTACTTGCCTTCCAAGCATTTATTAATATCGGTGGGGTTACAGGTGCTATTCCACTTACGGGGGTTACATTACCATTTATTAGTAATGGTGGTTCTTCTTTAATCGTTACTATGATGTGTATGGGCGTGTTACTTAGTATATCGCGAGAATATTACCGCGTACTCCAAAAAACAACGATTACTTCTACAACCACGAAAAAAACGACTGCTCCGTCCTTTGACTAA
- a CDS encoding lamin tail domain-containing protein has translation MKNLKYVGLCLVFMLLVACSALPATTSNVIKENTWFPIGKILNNDSFEIVLGDHIEQVTFLSLDVTDINDEVFGMEIHQYISDQLLASQQVMLSFDKEMRKENGQLQAIVQLQNGTILNEKLLELGYAKLLIVEPNIKMENVYKQIEQQAKGNHTGVWINTEETSNEDVTLKETRYTGISLSINKREQEAIISNHTSTEIDLSHWKLLSVTGNQTYIFEEFILEPGKKITIYATEKKESKDLYSYYWGSENVWDVTQKESAELYNTKNELIADWEE, from the coding sequence ATGAAAAATTTGAAATACGTTGGGCTTTGCCTAGTTTTTATGCTTTTGGTAGCATGCTCCGCACTCCCGGCTACGACTTCAAATGTAATAAAAGAGAATACCTGGTTTCCAATCGGCAAAATTTTAAACAATGACTCTTTTGAAATTGTATTAGGCGATCATATTGAGCAAGTAACATTTCTTTCTCTTGATGTTACCGACATTAACGATGAAGTATTCGGAATGGAAATTCATCAATATATTTCCGATCAACTTCTCGCTTCGCAGCAAGTAATGTTAAGCTTTGATAAAGAAATGCGGAAGGAAAATGGTCAGTTACAAGCTATTGTTCAATTACAAAATGGAACAATTTTGAATGAAAAATTATTAGAACTCGGTTATGCTAAATTACTAATTGTAGAACCAAACATTAAGATGGAAAACGTCTATAAACAGATTGAACAGCAAGCTAAAGGTAATCATACTGGGGTTTGGATTAACACAGAAGAAACGAGTAATGAAGATGTTACGCTTAAAGAAACACGTTACACAGGTATCTCACTATCAATTAATAAGCGTGAACAAGAAGCAATCATATCTAATCATACATCAACTGAAATTGATTTAAGCCATTGGAAACTTTTAAGTGTTACAGGTAATCAAACTTACATTTTTGAAGAATTTATATTAGAGCCGGGTAAAAAAATCACGATCTATGCCACTGAAAAAAAAGAATCAAAAGATCTCTATTCGTATTATTGGGGTAGTGAAAATGTGTGGGATGTTACCCAAAAAGAAAGTGCAGAGTTGTATAACACAAAAAACGAGCTGATTGCAGATTGGGAAGAATAA
- a CDS encoding DUF4358 domain-containing protein → MKKNTLSLLVATALLGSLLTACSSNNNVETPAATPSPTPSENVEITPSPEVDPTVPQNPDENKVESSTDKIMNTILEKIEQPGLFDLSSEELEDFYGINSEIVDEFTVKTPAVNLIANEIAVIKVKDDSDIDTVKKSMEQRASEVQKMFENYLPEPYKQAQNYKIITKGKYVLFVISESAEDLVKAFNEIAE, encoded by the coding sequence ATGAAAAAAAATACTCTCTCACTTCTTGTAGCTACTGCTTTGCTTGGCAGTCTACTGACAGCTTGCTCCAGCAATAATAATGTAGAAACACCTGCAGCAACGCCTTCACCTACCCCTAGTGAAAATGTTGAAATTACTCCAAGCCCGGAGGTTGACCCGACTGTGCCTCAAAACCCCGACGAGAATAAGGTCGAGTCGTCAACAGACAAAATTATGAACACGATACTGGAGAAAATTGAACAACCTGGTCTTTTTGACCTGAGTTCGGAAGAATTGGAAGACTTTTATGGAATCAACTCTGAGATTGTAGACGAGTTTACGGTCAAAACTCCAGCTGTCAATCTAATAGCGAATGAAATCGCTGTAATTAAAGTAAAAGATGATAGTGATATCGATACAGTTAAGAAGAGTATGGAGCAACGTGCATCCGAAGTACAGAAGATGTTCGAGAATTACTTACCTGAACCATATAAGCAGGCCCAAAACTATAAAATCATAACAAAAGGAAAATATGTATTGTTCGTCATTTCAGAAAGTGCTGAAGATCTTGTAAAAGCATTTAATGAAATAGCTGAATAG
- a CDS encoding YugN-like family protein, giving the protein MIIENSGLNGLTSELGYLDEAAEKAGFVRWQWEYYRATYDLKISDKETDADYYVRVSTRAIEGKLENPHAVLNIEDVYIGRATFPHGLDYESPIPKNVLTIADKGLSQLKASLS; this is encoded by the coding sequence ATGATTATCGAGAACTCCGGTCTTAATGGACTAACTAGCGAATTAGGGTATTTAGATGAAGCTGCTGAAAAAGCTGGATTTGTGCGTTGGCAGTGGGAATACTATCGCGCTACATACGATTTGAAAATTTCTGATAAAGAAACTGATGCGGATTATTATGTACGTGTAAGTACTCGTGCCATTGAAGGAAAGCTAGAAAATCCTCATGCTGTGCTTAACATTGAAGATGTATATATCGGACGAGCTACTTTCCCGCATGGTCTTGATTATGAGTCTCCTATTCCGAAAAATGTGCTTACTATTGCTGATAAAGGACTTAGCCAATTGAAAGCATCATTAAGCTAA
- a CDS encoding YlaN family protein — protein sequence MSALENTEFLNERALRLLQEDAAKIEKLIEVQMANLTTRQCPLYEEVLDTQMYGFSREVDFAVRIGLVNNKDGKDILSRLERNLAVLYEALDQKGQSL from the coding sequence ATGTCTGCACTAGAGAATACTGAATTTTTAAATGAACGAGCACTACGTCTTCTGCAAGAAGATGCAGCTAAAATAGAGAAGCTAATAGAAGTTCAGATGGCGAATCTTACAACCCGTCAATGTCCCCTATATGAAGAAGTGCTTGACACCCAAATGTATGGGTTCTCACGTGAAGTTGACTTTGCAGTTCGTATTGGGCTAGTTAATAATAAAGATGGTAAAGATATTTTAAGTCGTCTTGAACGTAATCTGGCGGTATTATATGAGGCACTAGATCAGAAGGGACAATCTCTATAG
- a CDS encoding HPr family phosphocarrier protein, producing MSNNAAIVEISQTAGKFTSSIVLQAESKYIDVKSILGLFTTLVGGHAYELHVHGPDASEAKAAMADVFAKHNLNVTIITE from the coding sequence ATGTCTAATAACGCCGCAATTGTTGAAATTTCTCAAACAGCAGGCAAATTCACTTCTTCAATCGTATTACAAGCAGAAAGTAAATACATCGATGTTAAAAGTATTCTAGGTCTATTTACAACTTTAGTTGGCGGTCACGCTTATGAACTACATGTTCATGGTCCTGATGCTTCTGAAGCAAAAGCTGCTATGGCAGATGTTTTTGCAAAACACAACTTGAATGTAACGATTATAACTGAGTAA
- a CDS encoding DEAD/DEAH box helicase: MLAKEAIIVQSDLSILLDSRSIYAVEVQKQIQPFAELIKVMGQYEVYEVTAITLWNALTLGMKSERILDILHMYVKGTVPILAEQKLQLWLNRFGRLQLQYIDQQLVLRGDAEIMCELAQHNLIIDWIVSKVSDTDWLLKRDSRGFVKQELARSGYAVTDLVGYHEGETVSLQLREKTSKGQTFQLRDYQRKAIAAFHRDKLGGSGVIVLPCGTGKTITGIGIIASLQAATLIVTSSITSANQWRQELIEKTDIDATRIGIYGGKQREVLEITIATYTILTHRQPSSDQYLHMKLFSERDWGLIIYDEVQLLPAPIFRMTATIQATRRLGLTATLIREDGCAHDVFSLVGPKLFDMQWKKAEEQSYIAKVYCTEIRVSLATEQRETYRHAPPRTRLRIAAVNPNKLTIVKELLQQHRDKPTLIIGQYITQLEEIAQELSVPMLSGTTKQVDREAFYAKFRSGECPILIVSRIANLAVDLPDACVAIQVSGSFGSRQEEAQRIGRLLRPKKTLNEAWFYTLVTEETKETEFALKRGMFMLEQGYQYQCISQHEVLSE; encoded by the coding sequence TTGCTTGCAAAAGAGGCAATAATTGTGCAAAGCGATCTTTCAATCTTACTGGATAGTCGTTCAATATATGCAGTTGAAGTTCAGAAACAAATACAGCCTTTTGCAGAGCTTATTAAAGTAATGGGGCAGTATGAAGTATATGAAGTGACAGCCATTACGTTATGGAACGCACTAACACTAGGAATGAAGAGTGAACGTATTCTTGATATTCTTCACATGTATGTAAAAGGAACAGTGCCTATACTGGCCGAGCAGAAGCTTCAACTATGGCTGAATCGATTTGGTAGATTACAACTTCAATATATCGATCAACAGTTGGTACTGCGAGGTGACGCAGAGATTATGTGCGAGCTTGCTCAACATAATCTTATTATAGATTGGATTGTGTCAAAAGTAAGTGATACAGATTGGTTGTTAAAGCGCGATAGTAGGGGATTTGTTAAGCAAGAACTGGCTCGCTCAGGTTATGCAGTGACAGATTTAGTTGGGTATCACGAAGGGGAAACTGTATCGCTTCAGTTGCGAGAGAAAACATCTAAAGGACAAACCTTCCAATTGCGAGATTATCAACGTAAAGCGATTGCTGCCTTTCATCGTGACAAATTAGGTGGGAGTGGAGTAATCGTATTACCTTGCGGCACAGGGAAGACGATAACAGGCATTGGTATTATAGCTAGTTTGCAAGCTGCGACACTCATCGTCACGTCTAGTATAACTTCAGCTAATCAATGGCGACAAGAATTAATTGAAAAGACAGATATTGATGCTACGAGGATTGGAATTTACGGTGGCAAGCAACGAGAAGTGTTAGAAATAACGATAGCGACTTACACGATACTTACCCATCGGCAACCTTCTTCTGATCAATACTTACATATGAAATTATTTTCCGAGCGTGACTGGGGACTCATTATTTATGATGAGGTTCAATTATTACCTGCTCCTATTTTCCGTATGACGGCGACGATTCAAGCGACGAGAAGACTTGGTCTAACCGCCACACTAATACGAGAGGATGGTTGTGCTCATGATGTGTTTTCTTTAGTAGGCCCGAAACTTTTTGATATGCAATGGAAGAAAGCAGAAGAACAGTCCTATATCGCGAAAGTGTATTGTACTGAAATTAGAGTGTCATTAGCGACAGAACAACGTGAAACATACCGTCATGCACCACCTCGAACTCGTCTGAGAATAGCAGCTGTCAATCCCAACAAACTCACAATTGTTAAGGAACTACTACAACAGCATCGTGACAAACCTACATTAATTATTGGCCAATATATAACACAACTTGAAGAGATTGCGCAGGAACTTAGCGTTCCAATGCTTAGTGGAACTACAAAGCAAGTTGACCGAGAAGCATTTTATGCGAAATTCCGTAGTGGGGAATGTCCTATTTTAATCGTATCTAGAATTGCAAATCTAGCTGTAGATTTACCTGATGCGTGTGTTGCTATACAAGTTTCAGGAAGCTTTGGCTCAAGGCAAGAAGAAGCTCAGCGAATCGGACGACTGCTACGACCTAAGAAAACATTGAATGAAGCATGGTTCTATACATTAGTAACAGAAGAGACGAAAGAGACAGAGTTTGCTTTAAAGAGAGGAATGTTCATGCTTGAACAAGGTTATCAGTATCAATGTATATCACAGCATGAGGTGTTAAGTGAATGA
- a CDS encoding aminopeptidase: MRDPRLKRLAQNLVQYSIDVQQGENILIEMIGEETELVKCLIEEVAARGGHPFVELSDRSILRTLLQHATEEQITLWAELDLARMKKMDGYIGVRAGNNVNELQDVPAEKMKWYEQIHRTKVHMEQRVKKTKWVILRYPNASMAQLAKMSTESFEDFYFDVCNLDYAKMELAMEPLFERMKTTDQVRIVSPGTDLSFSIKGIGAKKCSGHRNIPDGEVFSAPVRDSVQGTIHYNTPTVYSGTTFQNIKLTFENGKIVGAEAGDQTEKLNQILDTDEDARYIGEFAIGFNPYILNPMNDILFDEKIAGSLHFTPGQCYEECNNGNNNSSIHWDLVLIQRPEYGGGEIYFDGELIRKDGQFVVDDLLALNAENLIS, encoded by the coding sequence ATGAGGGATCCAAGATTGAAACGTTTAGCACAAAATTTAGTGCAATATTCGATCGATGTGCAACAGGGTGAGAATATATTGATTGAGATGATCGGAGAAGAGACTGAACTCGTCAAATGTTTAATTGAAGAAGTTGCGGCTCGAGGAGGTCATCCATTTGTAGAGTTGAGCGATCGGTCCATTCTACGAACGCTTTTACAACATGCAACAGAAGAACAAATAACACTCTGGGCTGAGTTAGATCTAGCACGAATGAAAAAAATGGATGGATATATTGGCGTACGCGCAGGCAATAATGTAAATGAGCTTCAAGATGTTCCAGCTGAAAAGATGAAATGGTATGAACAAATTCATCGAACGAAGGTACATATGGAACAACGAGTTAAGAAAACGAAATGGGTCATACTACGTTATCCAAACGCCTCGATGGCACAGTTAGCGAAAATGAGTACGGAATCATTCGAAGATTTCTATTTCGATGTATGTAATCTTGATTATGCAAAAATGGAACTAGCAATGGAACCACTATTTGAGCGAATGAAAACTACGGATCAAGTGCGCATCGTATCACCAGGCACTGATCTTTCGTTCTCTATTAAAGGTATTGGAGCTAAAAAATGTTCTGGTCATCGTAATATTCCAGATGGAGAGGTTTTCTCAGCACCAGTGAGAGATTCTGTTCAAGGGACGATTCATTACAATACACCGACTGTATACTCAGGAACGACATTCCAAAATATTAAATTAACATTTGAGAATGGTAAAATTGTTGGAGCAGAAGCAGGAGATCAGACTGAGAAGCTAAATCAAATACTCGATACAGATGAAGATGCGCGCTACATTGGAGAATTTGCTATAGGTTTTAATCCATATATTTTGAATCCAATGAATGATATTTTATTTGACGAGAAAATCGCAGGAAGCTTACACTTTACACCTGGACAGTGTTACGAAGAATGTAACAATGGTAACAATAATAGCTCTATTCATTGGGATCTTGTATTAATTCAACGACCGGAATACGGCGGTGGTGAAATCTATTTTGACGGTGAATTAATTAGAAAAGATGGACAATTTGTTGTGGATGATCTTTTGGCATTAAATGCTGAAAATTTAATATCGTAA
- a CDS encoding diguanylate cyclase, with amino-acid sequence MDGTIGLNKPTIWFADEDFHDADEPYLPELLSESYKSWYDDAGDMKLCLNGIFRLYTKANSYYGNHSELSLPVSVLQLDTQMSRVAELCFEQGQFIQFNYENIQYSAILVKRRRDSVAFATFVYATKVEQAISEIELEAYMKHFRVHFYRIFESVFVKEIMLQKTLIDKEASHRERLFLISKRLYDQINAESVVREVLYSLEDLYQDSEIYLYLSQDHLEGDARVRPLEFRNTANDIVTEAFLEGKCCIDREQNGYIKLAIPMNGKQAAYGVLCIEIKNSHWDESDLPAFMLIADTAGSAFENAKLYEQSNLLINELKIINDMTKRLNQSLRSKEIFRFATTELMKIFEADYCCVLQLDSESNEFKMKASNHEALVGKTYSIDYGFTGIVYRTKEALITSDYWNTQPVSSELMDDTNSRSLIGAPIFVEGEVVGVILVTHRDANHFSYDNYKLLQVMSSHIGLAVTNASLHAEMRKMVITDNLTNLHARHYLNEQIQRRQRSDAQGSLILVDIDFFKNVNDTYGHQVGDRILIQVSAIIRSSIRNGDIAARWGGEELAIYLPNVEASRAIQIAERIRIRVENETDPKVTVSCGISEWEAGQEKISVESLFYRADMALYESKKNGRNRINIG; translated from the coding sequence ATGGACGGAACTATTGGATTAAATAAACCAACAATTTGGTTTGCAGATGAAGACTTCCATGATGCAGATGAACCGTACCTTCCAGAACTGTTATCTGAAAGTTATAAGTCTTGGTACGATGACGCTGGGGATATGAAATTATGTCTGAATGGAATATTTAGACTGTACACAAAAGCGAATAGTTACTATGGTAATCATTCGGAGTTATCGTTACCCGTGAGCGTGCTGCAATTAGATACTCAAATGAGTCGTGTAGCAGAATTATGTTTTGAGCAAGGTCAATTTATTCAATTCAACTATGAGAACATTCAATATAGCGCGATACTTGTTAAACGTCGAAGAGATTCAGTTGCTTTTGCAACATTTGTGTATGCAACTAAAGTTGAGCAAGCGATATCTGAAATCGAACTTGAAGCATACATGAAACATTTTCGTGTACATTTTTATCGTATCTTCGAAAGTGTGTTTGTGAAAGAAATTATGTTACAGAAAACATTGATCGACAAAGAAGCTAGTCACCGCGAGCGATTATTTCTAATTTCGAAGCGATTATATGATCAGATCAATGCTGAAAGCGTCGTTCGTGAGGTGCTTTATAGTCTTGAGGATCTATATCAAGATTCCGAAATTTATTTGTACCTCTCACAAGATCACCTGGAAGGTGATGCTCGTGTTCGTCCGCTTGAGTTCCGAAACACTGCGAATGATATTGTGACGGAAGCGTTTTTGGAAGGTAAATGTTGCATAGACCGCGAGCAGAATGGATACATCAAATTAGCGATACCGATGAATGGTAAACAAGCTGCATATGGTGTGCTATGTATTGAAATCAAAAATTCTCATTGGGATGAATCTGATTTGCCTGCATTTATGTTAATTGCAGACACTGCAGGTTCGGCATTTGAGAACGCAAAGTTATATGAGCAATCTAATTTACTTATTAATGAACTGAAAATCATTAATGATATGACAAAGCGTTTGAATCAATCACTACGCTCTAAAGAGATATTCCGATTCGCAACAACGGAGTTAATGAAAATATTTGAAGCTGATTATTGCTGCGTATTACAACTTGATAGTGAGAGCAATGAGTTCAAGATGAAAGCAAGTAATCATGAAGCATTGGTAGGAAAGACCTACTCTATTGATTACGGATTTACAGGGATTGTGTACCGTACGAAAGAAGCATTGATAACTTCTGATTATTGGAACACACAACCAGTATCTTCAGAATTAATGGACGATACTAATTCTCGCTCATTGATCGGAGCACCTATTTTCGTAGAAGGTGAAGTTGTCGGTGTAATTCTTGTTACGCATCGAGATGCCAATCATTTTTCTTATGATAACTACAAATTGCTGCAAGTGATGAGCTCACACATTGGTTTAGCTGTAACGAATGCCTCCTTACATGCAGAAATGCGTAAAATGGTCATTACTGATAACTTAACAAATTTACATGCACGTCACTATTTGAATGAGCAAATCCAGCGCCGTCAACGTTCAGACGCGCAGGGCTCATTGATTCTTGTTGATATAGATTTCTTCAAAAATGTCAATGATACGTATGGTCATCAAGTCGGTGATCGAATTCTCATTCAAGTTAGTGCAATCATTCGTTCTTCTATTCGTAATGGTGATATCGCGGCAAGATGGGGTGGAGAAGAGTTGGCGATCTATTTGCCAAATGTTGAAGCTTCACGTGCTATTCAAATTGCAGAGCGTATAAGAATTAGAGTAGAGAATGAAACAGATCCGAAAGTTACTGTATCTTGTGGAATTTCAGAGTGGGAAGCTGGTCAAGAAAAGATCAGTGTAGAATCTCTATTCTATCGTGCGGATATGGCGTTATACGAGTCAAAAAAGAATGGTAGAAATCGGATTAATATTGGATAA
- a CDS encoding amidohydrolase: MNIIAHLEPHIEHIYEKAVHWRRYLHENPELSFQETKTSAWIQKKLEDMGCQVQRCTQSNGLIVSIVGDLKGPTIALRADMDGLPIQDEKTVAYASKVPNVMHACGHDGHTATLLAIADFYMQHIDELKGERRLLFQPAEEVAPGGAAPMIAEGALQGVDVVYGVHLWTPLPYGKVSTRAGNFMSAVDDFYIDIQGLGGHGGMPHDTVDTIVVGTQFVQSLQTIVSRNINPMNPAVVTVGSFQAGHASNIIADRCGIKGTIRTFDEPTRTLIHNKLENILTTTCEMYGATYCYNLKKGYPSVINDENEANRVLSVARDVIGIDNVIVAEPIMIAEDFSYYLKEVPGCFMFVGAGNEDCQATYAHHHAKFDIDERSMKNAIRMLVHVAEQYAH; the protein is encoded by the coding sequence ATGAACATTATTGCACATTTGGAGCCACATATTGAACATATATATGAGAAAGCAGTGCACTGGCGTCGTTATCTTCATGAAAATCCAGAGTTATCTTTTCAAGAAACGAAAACTTCTGCATGGATTCAAAAGAAATTAGAAGACATGGGTTGTCAGGTGCAGAGATGTACGCAAAGCAATGGACTAATTGTATCTATTGTTGGGGATCTCAAAGGCCCTACAATAGCTCTACGTGCTGATATGGACGGTTTACCGATACAAGATGAGAAAACAGTTGCTTATGCTTCGAAAGTGCCTAATGTGATGCATGCATGTGGTCATGATGGTCATACAGCTACTTTATTAGCAATTGCTGATTTTTATATGCAGCATATCGATGAGCTGAAGGGCGAGAGAAGATTGTTATTCCAACCAGCTGAAGAGGTTGCTCCAGGCGGTGCAGCACCGATGATAGCTGAGGGTGCTCTGCAAGGAGTGGATGTCGTATACGGAGTGCATCTGTGGACTCCACTACCTTATGGTAAAGTATCGACTCGAGCAGGTAACTTTATGAGCGCCGTTGACGATTTCTACATCGATATTCAAGGTCTTGGAGGTCATGGCGGCATGCCGCATGATACTGTAGACACGATTGTCGTAGGAACTCAATTCGTTCAATCATTGCAAACGATAGTTAGCCGTAATATTAATCCGATGAATCCTGCTGTTGTGACGGTTGGTTCGTTCCAAGCGGGGCATGCCAGTAATATTATTGCTGATCGCTGTGGAATAAAAGGAACAATTCGTACTTTTGATGAGCCAACAAGAACATTAATTCATAACAAATTAGAAAATATTTTAACGACGACATGTGAAATGTATGGGGCAACTTATTGTTATAATTTGAAAAAAGGGTATCCCTCAGTAATTAATGATGAAAATGAGGCTAATCGAGTGTTATCTGTGGCAAGAGATGTTATCGGCATAGATAATGTTATCGTTGCAGAGCCAATTATGATTGCAGAGGATTTCTCTTATTATTTGAAAGAAGTACCTGGGTGCTTTATGTTCGTAGGGGCAGGTAATGAAGATTGCCAAGCTACTTACGCTCATCATCATGCGAAGTTTGATATTGATGAGCGTTCGATGAAAAATGCGATAAGAATGCTAGTTCATGTCGCTGAGCAATATGCGCATTAA
- a CDS encoding Asp23/Gls24 family envelope stress response protein: MTEELQTGVIRISDDVVATIAGLAALETPGIAAMSGGISEGLAKRLSGKNVQKGVSVEVGQLEAAIDLRIIVHYGIPIQEVSRQLQLNVREAVSNMTGLQVVEVNVKVEGVAFKEEEPEEVVMRLK, translated from the coding sequence ATGACCGAAGAACTTCAAACTGGTGTAATTCGTATTTCTGATGATGTAGTAGCTACAATAGCGGGACTTGCGGCGCTCGAGACTCCTGGAATCGCAGCGATGTCTGGTGGGATCTCTGAAGGCCTTGCCAAACGTCTTAGTGGTAAGAATGTCCAAAAAGGTGTTAGTGTAGAAGTAGGGCAATTAGAAGCGGCCATTGATTTACGTATTATCGTTCATTATGGTATTCCTATTCAAGAGGTAAGTCGTCAACTGCAATTGAACGTTCGAGAAGCGGTTTCTAATATGACAGGACTTCAAGTTGTTGAAGTGAATGTAAAAGTTGAAGGTGTAGCCTTCAAAGAAGAAGAACCTGAAGAAGTAGTTATGCGTTTGAAATAA
- the rpsD gene encoding 30S ribosomal protein S4: MSRYTGPKFKLSRRLGISLSGTGKDLKRAFPPGQHGPNSRRKISGYGQQLMEKQKLRHMYGLSEKQFHNLFVKATKIKGIAGDNFIVLLESRLDNLVYRLAFANTRAGARQLVAHGHITVNGKKVDIASYSVSVGDVIGLRERSRSMKSVKEAIESRVHLPGYLEFNESAVEGKYTRLAERAELSQEIDLQQIVEFYSR; this comes from the coding sequence ATGTCACGTTATACTGGTCCTAAATTTAAATTAAGCCGTCGCCTTGGAATTTCTCTAAGCGGTACAGGTAAAGACTTGAAAAGAGCTTTCCCTCCAGGCCAACACGGCCCTAACTCTCGTCGTAAGATCAGTGGTTATGGTCAACAACTTATGGAAAAACAAAAACTTCGCCACATGTACGGTTTGAGCGAAAAACAATTCCACAATCTATTCGTTAAAGCTACGAAAATCAAGGGTATTGCTGGTGATAACTTCATCGTGCTTCTTGAAAGCCGCCTTGACAACCTAGTTTACCGTCTAGCTTTTGCTAACACTCGTGCTGGTGCTCGTCAGCTTGTTGCTCACGGTCACATCACAGTAAACGGTAAAAAAGTTGACATCGCTTCTTACTCCGTTTCTGTTGGAGATGTAATTGGTCTTCGCGAACGTAGCCGTAGCATGAAATCAGTTAAGGAAGCTATCGAATCTCGTGTGCACCTTCCTGGTTACCTTGAGTTCAACGAATCAGCAGTTGAGGGTAAATACACTCGTCTAGCTGAACGTGCTGAGCTTTCTCAAGAAATCGACTTGCAACAAATCGTCGAGTTCTACAGCCGTTAA